The following proteins are co-located in the Polystyrenella longa genome:
- a CDS encoding ABC transporter permease — MNLRTMILKEIWQRPTPMLTSLTAVTLGVMALVAIQNITLFSEDKINNDMESLGANVLVLPPDVTLQDYYAADLHGRTMPEEFVTRLALAQLPGVENLAPKLCVDAVVDSQTVTLTGILPKNEFQKKASWQGLGMLTNAVGTDRGCCPTAANVDTDNSPQSLASTRTIQTLDESDVILGSDIASQLKVKPGEKLTLLENEFNVLAVLPSTGTVDDSRLFAHLHRVQELSGAGPVVNVIEIMACCEEAAGDLITNLSAELPETRIITIAQVVETQVAVNGLMSRLSWVFFSILLLVGAASIASVMYANVTERRKEIGTLMALGASRGFVTNLFLGKALLLGIAGGLGGYFAGTILAIILGPNLLGIQVSPVPQLFLIGILSATTVALGASYFPARRAAGVDPCLVFNDA, encoded by the coding sequence ACGATGATCCTCAAGGAGATCTGGCAAAGACCAACTCCGATGTTGACCAGTTTGACGGCAGTCACCCTGGGAGTAATGGCCCTGGTCGCGATTCAGAACATCACCCTCTTCTCTGAAGATAAAATCAATAATGATATGGAGTCCCTGGGGGCAAACGTACTGGTGCTGCCGCCCGATGTCACCTTACAGGACTACTATGCAGCCGACCTGCATGGTCGCACCATGCCGGAAGAATTCGTGACTCGGTTGGCACTCGCACAGCTACCGGGAGTAGAAAACCTGGCTCCAAAATTGTGTGTGGATGCCGTCGTCGATTCTCAGACGGTGACTCTGACCGGTATTCTTCCCAAAAACGAGTTCCAGAAGAAAGCGTCCTGGCAAGGTCTCGGTATGCTGACGAACGCTGTGGGAACTGATCGTGGATGTTGCCCTACGGCGGCTAATGTCGACACCGATAATTCTCCGCAATCGCTCGCAAGTACGCGAACGATTCAGACACTGGATGAGAGCGATGTGATCTTAGGAAGTGATATCGCTTCTCAGCTGAAAGTGAAACCCGGTGAAAAACTGACTCTACTCGAAAACGAATTCAACGTCCTCGCCGTCTTACCCAGTACGGGAACTGTGGACGATAGTCGTTTATTCGCCCACTTGCACCGGGTTCAGGAACTTTCGGGAGCAGGCCCAGTGGTGAATGTCATTGAAATCATGGCCTGCTGTGAAGAAGCCGCCGGTGACTTGATCACCAACCTTTCCGCCGAACTTCCCGAGACACGCATTATCACGATTGCTCAAGTTGTGGAGACGCAAGTCGCGGTGAACGGGTTGATGTCGCGGCTTTCCTGGGTCTTCTTCTCGATCCTGCTGTTGGTCGGTGCCGCCAGCATCGCCAGCGTGATGTACGCGAATGTGACGGAACGTCGTAAAGAGATCGGAACGCTGATGGCTCTGGGCGCCAGTCGTGGCTTCGTAACCAATCTGTTCCTGGGAAAAGCCTTGCTACTGGGCATCGCCGGTGGGCTGGGTGGATATTTCGCCGGTACGATTCTCGCCATCATCCTTGGCCCAAACCTGCTTGGTATTCAAGTCTCTCCCGTTCCTCAACTATTCCTGATCGGAATTCTCTCTGCCACAACAGTCGCGTTGGGCGCCAGCTATTTCCCCGCAAGAAGAGCAGCAGGCGTAGATCCTTGTCTGGTCTTCAATGACGCCTGA
- a CDS encoding ABC transporter ATP-binding protein, giving the protein MYHLDSITQSYHRRGNTIKALDDCSLEIADNDFLAIVGPSGSGKTTLLSVLGGMLAPTSGKVELEGVSLYDLSLEERAALRNQKIGFVFQTFNLVSWLTACENVQIPMMLSGVAAPQQKEQAMALLERVGLADRTDHRPSELSQGQQQRVALARTLANNPQVILADEPTGNLDPETRKQVMSFLTEFHEDGRTIVMVTHDEKTASYANRSIQLVEGVPRELARTHAA; this is encoded by the coding sequence ATGTACCATCTCGATTCGATCACTCAGTCTTATCACCGACGGGGAAATACGATTAAGGCTCTCGATGATTGCAGCCTGGAAATTGCCGACAACGATTTTCTCGCGATTGTCGGCCCGAGCGGCAGTGGCAAGACGACTTTACTTTCTGTACTGGGAGGGATGCTGGCTCCTACTTCGGGAAAAGTAGAACTCGAAGGCGTCTCTTTGTACGACCTCTCTCTGGAAGAACGAGCGGCGTTACGAAATCAGAAAATCGGTTTCGTATTCCAAACCTTCAATCTCGTCTCCTGGTTGACAGCATGTGAAAACGTGCAGATTCCGATGATGCTGAGTGGTGTGGCTGCTCCACAACAGAAAGAGCAGGCCATGGCATTGCTGGAACGAGTCGGACTGGCAGATCGGACCGACCATCGTCCCTCCGAGTTAAGCCAGGGGCAGCAGCAGCGAGTCGCGTTGGCACGTACCTTGGCGAACAACCCCCAAGTCATTCTGGCGGATGAACCTACAGGGAACCTCGATCCGGAAACGCGTAAACAGGTGATGTCGTTCCTGACAGAATTCCATGAAGATGGACGAACGATTGTGATGGTCACCCACGACGAAAAGACCGCCAGCTACGCCAATCGCTCTATCCAACTGGTTGAGGGTGTCCCACGCGAACTCGCCCGGACTCATGCTGCTTGA
- a CDS encoding DUF488 domain-containing protein, translating to MNQKSSTIKIIRAYDIDDDDDGYRVLVDRLWPRGVKKERLDLDEWAKELAPSTDLRKWFDHDADKWEEFQKRYKKELSEKKETREELLKAAGNKTILLIYAAKDEEHNHALVLRERLQKDREK from the coding sequence ATGAATCAAAAGTCGAGCACAATCAAAATCATCCGGGCTTATGATATCGATGATGATGACGACGGGTATCGCGTTCTGGTGGACCGGTTATGGCCTCGGGGTGTCAAGAAAGAGAGACTGGATCTGGACGAATGGGCCAAAGAGCTGGCTCCCAGCACCGATCTTCGAAAATGGTTCGATCATGACGCGGACAAGTGGGAAGAGTTCCAGAAGCGATACAAGAAGGAACTCTCAGAGAAGAAAGAGACTCGGGAGGAGTTGCTCAAAGCGGCAGGAAATAAAACCATCCTGCTTATCTATGCGGCGAAGGACGAAGAACATAACCACGCTCTCGTCCTTCGTGAACGTCTGCAGAAGGATCGCGAGAAGTAA
- a CDS encoding DKNYY domain-containing protein, translated as MKYKILFVCPLFLMALAGCSEGYEKSGGQWVWYDDWNQGSGDRPMFYLDDAEGELTELEDARYAKTADEVYYRGAKLYEADPASFELLEYPFSRDKHKVYCGTMSLVDADPDHFKILHNDKHIGTHSQKHVFKEVYGDHPALDENGRAIIKSTWSKDDQHIYHGYGIVKGADVNTFKPLTATYGKDENNVYYETHLIDGADTATFEASSNHAAEDKNTRFNDGEPVGPPRIKD; from the coding sequence ATGAAATACAAGATTCTCTTTGTATGTCCTCTGTTTTTAATGGCACTCGCGGGATGCTCAGAGGGTTACGAAAAGAGTGGGGGCCAATGGGTCTGGTATGATGATTGGAATCAAGGTTCAGGCGATCGCCCGATGTTCTACCTGGATGACGCTGAGGGCGAACTGACGGAATTAGAAGATGCACGCTATGCCAAGACCGCAGATGAAGTCTATTATCGAGGAGCGAAGTTATACGAAGCCGATCCGGCGAGTTTCGAACTGCTTGAATATCCATTTTCTCGAGACAAACACAAAGTCTACTGCGGAACTATGTCTCTGGTAGACGCGGATCCTGATCACTTTAAAATATTACACAATGACAAACATATTGGAACACATTCACAAAAACATGTATTTAAGGAAGTATACGGAGACCATCCTGCTTTAGATGAAAACGGACGTGCAATTATCAAATCGACTTGGTCAAAAGATGACCAGCACATTTATCATGGTTACGGAATCGTCAAGGGCGCAGACGTTAATACCTTTAAGCCATTGACCGCCACTTATGGAAAAGATGAGAACAACGTCTACTACGAAACCCATCTCATCGACGGTGCAGACACAGCCACTTTCGAGGCTTCTAGTAACCACGCAGCAGAAGATAAGAACACTCGATTTAATGATGGAGAACCTGTTGGGCCCCCACGGATTAAAGACTGA
- a CDS encoding metal-sulfur cluster assembly factor: MDWIPVLLCTVALTITMLITPKGLSAQNLENSFSRTDSFETKMKLLEDAWNNKDFDLARSLTHSLKDTVLQTQVEEEIPESSLIETLQLQNVDVLGENGKQWARGWKYFKLLSIKETAGLKRTSEPVEVSLSFPSDQVTSLTREVRLVRIEDGRLVEVPCQVFGEKHRKAERFCKILWMADSLPNQEQDVLVFYGNPDAELPHYPSDLKTEGEGFGLDISNAFFKVSLSRQTGQIERMTLRREHGLELFSGGEGHGEPPGIDWAHDYVDEDSFQKFRISLWDTCPDYEVIRGPLCTIVRRWGFPYSPVHPIYSPARLHVDVEYRFYTGLPWFHKTGSMTAVQDFEAAALRDDEWVFSGQSFTDKMWMDRDGQLHFGDVDSDKLNDLWGVGFFNSQSQDSIMALFLEHQAEGLPELNHSGVPTMYYRWHGNLWSRYPLPVKEIPAGAAIHQKNAYLSIPFTKEKGKETIEGVRRRMMNPLEVSANGMQSFSGSAELSSSPSSVSQLARSGEGGEQSQLKQRIWAGLRDCKDAQLYTADMNIVDLGLVYDVRVRGDVVTVVMAMPHRGRPRLGYFVDGSVSVHSTKSVPIRERLEQIPGVRQVVVEQTWEPGWSSNRLTDVGRLKLGLD, translated from the coding sequence GTGGACTGGATCCCCGTCCTCCTTTGCACGGTTGCACTCACGATTACGATGTTAATCACCCCGAAGGGTTTGTCTGCGCAGAATCTGGAGAACTCCTTCTCTCGGACAGATTCCTTCGAAACTAAAATGAAGCTTCTGGAAGATGCTTGGAACAACAAAGATTTTGATCTCGCCAGGTCGCTCACACACTCACTGAAGGACACCGTACTGCAGACACAAGTCGAAGAGGAAATTCCGGAGTCATCGTTGATCGAGACTCTGCAGTTACAAAACGTCGATGTATTGGGGGAGAATGGGAAGCAATGGGCACGGGGATGGAAATACTTCAAATTGCTGTCGATTAAAGAAACAGCCGGATTGAAGAGAACGTCGGAACCGGTTGAAGTGTCGTTAAGTTTTCCGAGTGACCAGGTGACATCGCTGACTCGGGAAGTCCGTCTTGTTCGAATTGAAGATGGACGACTGGTGGAGGTTCCGTGCCAGGTATTTGGCGAAAAGCATCGCAAAGCAGAACGCTTCTGCAAAATCCTCTGGATGGCCGACAGTCTTCCAAACCAGGAACAAGATGTTCTTGTTTTCTACGGCAATCCGGATGCGGAATTACCCCACTATCCGTCTGATCTGAAGACTGAAGGGGAAGGTTTTGGTCTGGATATTTCGAACGCCTTTTTCAAAGTGTCGCTTTCCAGACAAACGGGCCAAATCGAACGAATGACTTTACGCCGAGAACATGGTCTGGAACTATTCTCCGGTGGAGAGGGGCATGGAGAGCCTCCCGGAATCGACTGGGCTCATGACTATGTGGATGAGGATAGCTTTCAAAAGTTTCGTATTTCCCTGTGGGACACCTGCCCCGATTACGAAGTGATCCGAGGCCCACTCTGCACGATCGTCCGCCGCTGGGGATTCCCCTATTCTCCGGTTCATCCCATCTATTCTCCCGCCCGTCTGCATGTCGACGTGGAATATCGTTTTTATACCGGCCTGCCCTGGTTCCACAAAACGGGTTCCATGACGGCGGTTCAGGATTTTGAAGCGGCTGCACTCCGTGACGATGAATGGGTCTTCTCTGGTCAATCATTCACAGACAAGATGTGGATGGATCGTGATGGGCAGTTACATTTTGGTGATGTCGATTCCGACAAGCTGAATGACTTATGGGGCGTAGGCTTCTTTAACTCGCAGAGCCAGGACTCCATCATGGCTCTGTTCCTGGAACATCAAGCAGAAGGATTACCGGAGCTGAATCACTCGGGCGTTCCCACGATGTACTATCGCTGGCATGGAAATCTCTGGAGTCGATATCCATTACCGGTTAAAGAGATTCCAGCGGGAGCGGCAATTCACCAGAAGAACGCTTACCTTTCGATTCCTTTCACGAAAGAGAAGGGAAAAGAGACCATCGAAGGTGTTCGTCGCCGCATGATGAATCCGCTAGAAGTCTCCGCTAATGGGATGCAATCATTCTCGGGTTCCGCTGAATTATCGTCATCACCAAGTTCGGTATCTCAACTCGCAAGATCGGGTGAGGGAGGAGAACAGTCTCAGCTGAAGCAACGGATCTGGGCGGGGTTACGTGACTGCAAAGACGCACAGCTTTATACGGCGGATATGAACATCGTTGATCTCGGACTGGTTTATGACGTACGAGTTCGAGGAGACGTGGTCACGGTTGTCATGGCGATGCCTCACCGTGGACGTCCGCGACTCGGCTACTTCGTTGATGGTTCCGTCTCGGTTCACTCCACCAAGTCAGTCCCCATTCGAGAACGTCTTGAGCAAATCCCCGGAGTGCGTCAGGTTGTGGTCGAACAAACCTGGGAACCTGGCTGGAGTTCCAATCGTCTTACCGATGTGGGACGACTGAAACTGGGCCTTGATTAA
- a CDS encoding N-formylglutamate amidohydrolase encodes MALSTHCIFERGSSPIIAAAVHNGHDTRVDVDEHLAMDEKEQRREEDPVTGEWTQIAKTQIVGLRSRFEVDLNRPRDKAVYKKPEDAWGIEVWDEPPDQELIEKSLKEYDDFYASIRELLDEMLEQYPRVVVLDLHTYNQFREGPEGQAADPTLNPEVNIGTGTMDRIYWAPVVDRFISDLKTYDFHGRHLDVRENVKFQGGYFGQWIHEHYPERVCSIAIEFKKFFMDEWEGEPDAYEVECIYRALRSTLPGVRTALEDM; translated from the coding sequence ATGGCCTTATCAACTCACTGCATTTTTGAGCGGGGTTCCAGCCCCATCATTGCCGCCGCAGTACACAACGGACATGACACCCGCGTCGACGTCGATGAACATCTGGCGATGGATGAAAAAGAGCAACGCCGTGAAGAAGACCCGGTCACAGGCGAATGGACCCAGATCGCGAAGACGCAGATCGTCGGCTTACGTTCCCGGTTTGAAGTCGATTTGAATCGACCTCGCGATAAGGCTGTATATAAAAAACCGGAAGACGCATGGGGGATAGAAGTTTGGGATGAACCTCCTGACCAGGAGTTAATCGAGAAGTCGTTAAAAGAGTACGACGACTTTTATGCCAGCATCCGAGAATTACTCGATGAGATGTTGGAACAATACCCTCGGGTCGTCGTTCTTGATTTGCATACGTATAATCAGTTTCGTGAAGGGCCGGAAGGGCAAGCCGCCGATCCGACGTTAAACCCCGAAGTCAATATTGGGACCGGGACAATGGATCGTATTTACTGGGCTCCTGTTGTGGATCGATTTATCAGTGACCTGAAAACCTACGACTTTCATGGACGCCATCTCGACGTACGTGAGAATGTGAAGTTCCAGGGTGGTTACTTCGGTCAATGGATACACGAGCATTACCCTGAACGGGTTTGCTCAATTGCTATTGAATTCAAAAAGTTCTTCATGGATGAATGGGAGGGTGAACCCGATGCGTATGAAGTAGAATGTATCTATCGGGCTCTCCGATCAACACTTCCCGGAGTCCGAACCGCATTGGAGGACATGTGA
- a CDS encoding flavohemoglobin expression-modulating QEGLA motif protein — MIDSDPESTIEDEDRELRYQDINELVQSRLSQNQRIRRNLPGDGRLRIDRQLPFLCVYRTPPDRSDPGTVELVTTEAAYLFASGDEADLVGVTDLCQKINSIIQEHFGTFLLIEIWSEPRNTRGLTFEIVSPDVETIPSTIDTLHTALSEIKIRHERANVVTRTTDVVTPPGLPPLNAVAPESNRSGFCVLGLSVSPIYRDPQSGAVFPMILHSIRHQLAAAIRKTVAQFTGTENDPSTDSDEEALENGDSYHSLGPSSLVKAARLVDQQLGEVSESFDFLLQVTPTNTEEARQEFYDSGCKKTPRFIYRPLPYRPSILKRRLFDIEIERIEDPTLAHILWEKQEEIDRKLSALRDLDTPEFLYNSLQLYGSVQPDLLHLSREILNRVSDSETLSEDDEPRRVLSGDFIERARDEFDYYHLKMNEFNATVEECDEIAAGIMVSHGRLLVSKNLNIPAERVEPLLHHEIGTHLLTYFNGRCQPFRQLYAGLAGYEELQEGLAVLSEYLVGGLTTNRVGTLAGRVVAVDSLTKGNSFAQTFEMLHHEFGFSQQRSFTITLRVYRGGGLTKDVIYLRGLVSLLKYLSAGHDIEPLYVGKIGLHHVPYVQELRRRKIIVAPRILPRFWDDDKIRERLDACRNMSVLTLLETN, encoded by the coding sequence GTGATCGATTCTGACCCAGAATCTACTATAGAAGACGAGGATCGCGAACTGCGTTATCAGGACATCAACGAACTGGTCCAAAGCAGGCTGTCGCAGAATCAAAGAATCCGTCGAAACCTCCCCGGTGACGGCCGCCTGCGTATCGATCGGCAATTACCCTTTTTGTGTGTCTATCGCACGCCTCCTGATCGCTCCGACCCAGGAACTGTTGAACTGGTGACTACGGAAGCGGCCTACCTTTTCGCTTCAGGGGACGAAGCGGATCTGGTTGGTGTGACCGATCTATGTCAGAAAATAAACTCCATCATTCAGGAACACTTCGGGACGTTTCTGCTGATCGAGATCTGGTCCGAGCCCCGAAACACGCGAGGGCTCACTTTCGAAATAGTTTCCCCTGATGTCGAGACGATTCCTTCCACGATTGATACGCTCCATACAGCTTTGTCGGAGATCAAAATCCGTCACGAAAGAGCGAACGTCGTCACCCGTACCACCGACGTCGTAACGCCACCGGGGCTGCCTCCTCTGAATGCAGTTGCCCCGGAATCTAACCGCTCTGGATTTTGTGTGCTGGGATTGTCCGTCAGTCCCATCTATCGCGATCCACAGAGCGGTGCCGTTTTCCCGATGATACTGCATTCAATTCGTCACCAACTGGCAGCCGCGATCAGAAAGACAGTGGCTCAGTTTACTGGAACTGAAAATGACCCCTCCACGGACTCAGATGAGGAGGCATTGGAAAACGGAGACTCTTATCATTCACTGGGCCCCTCTTCTTTGGTGAAGGCCGCTCGACTGGTTGATCAGCAGTTGGGAGAAGTCTCAGAATCGTTCGACTTCCTTTTGCAGGTCACCCCCACTAATACGGAAGAAGCCCGTCAGGAATTCTACGACAGTGGGTGCAAGAAGACTCCCCGCTTTATTTACCGGCCACTTCCTTACCGTCCCAGCATATTGAAACGGCGCCTGTTCGATATTGAAATCGAACGGATTGAAGATCCCACGCTCGCGCATATCCTCTGGGAGAAGCAGGAAGAGATCGACCGAAAGCTTTCGGCATTGCGAGATTTGGACACACCAGAGTTCCTCTACAACAGCCTGCAATTATATGGCAGCGTCCAACCAGATTTACTCCATCTGTCCCGCGAAATTCTGAACCGAGTTTCTGACAGCGAAACCCTATCGGAAGACGATGAGCCTCGGCGAGTGCTTTCAGGTGATTTCATCGAACGGGCACGTGATGAATTCGACTATTACCACTTAAAAATGAACGAATTCAATGCGACTGTGGAAGAGTGCGACGAAATAGCGGCCGGTATCATGGTTTCACATGGACGCTTACTCGTGTCCAAGAATTTGAACATCCCTGCCGAAAGAGTCGAACCCTTACTCCACCATGAAATTGGGACTCACCTGCTCACTTATTTTAATGGTCGTTGTCAGCCGTTCCGACAATTGTACGCGGGTCTCGCTGGATATGAAGAATTGCAGGAAGGCCTGGCGGTACTGTCTGAGTACCTGGTTGGCGGTTTGACGACGAATCGCGTCGGAACATTGGCAGGCCGGGTAGTGGCGGTCGATTCTCTGACGAAAGGGAATTCGTTCGCCCAGACGTTTGAAATGCTCCACCATGAATTTGGATTTTCTCAACAACGATCATTCACAATTACATTGAGAGTGTACCGAGGAGGAGGATTGACGAAGGACGTAATCTACCTTCGTGGTTTAGTAAGCCTTCTCAAATATCTCTCCGCTGGTCACGATATTGAACCTCTTTATGTGGGTAAGATTGGTTTGCATCATGTTCCGTATGTACAGGAACTGCGTCGCAGAAAAATCATTGTTGCTCCACGCATTCTACCCCGATTTTGGGACGATGACAAAATCCGAGAGCGTCTCGACGCTTGCCGAAATATGTCGGTCCTCACACTTCTGGAGACTAACTGA
- a CDS encoding glutathione synthetase, whose product MKIAFVVNDVMTEKAVYTTTRLALTAVRMGHESYYLGVGDFIYAPNGSIQAHVRSANGGSHELLKEYLDAVQDEETESERISLDDLDVVLLRNDPSDDTSERSWAQTSGILFGQLAAARGVIVLNDPFSLANALNKTYFQHFPEQVRPKTCISRDIKDIKTFIEDQKDKVVIKPLQGSGGQSVFLIGEDEKANLNQMIEAVVRDGFCIAQEYLPGAVNGDVRLFVMNGRPLMKDGEYAAFRRRNDTGDARSNMHSGGKCEAAEVTDAMLELVEMVRPKLLRDGMFLVGLDIVDDKLMEINVFSPGGLGSSEQVTGVDFTEAIIRDLERKIKYRSYYGSHMSNQDIASM is encoded by the coding sequence ATGAAAATTGCATTCGTAGTTAATGATGTGATGACTGAAAAAGCGGTCTATACCACAACCCGTCTGGCGTTAACCGCCGTAAGAATGGGGCATGAAAGTTATTACCTGGGCGTAGGAGACTTCATTTATGCCCCGAACGGTTCCATTCAAGCGCACGTTCGTTCGGCGAATGGGGGAAGCCACGAGTTGCTCAAAGAATACCTGGATGCTGTTCAAGACGAAGAAACCGAAAGTGAACGTATCAGTCTTGATGACTTAGATGTCGTTCTGCTCAGAAACGATCCCTCGGATGACACATCAGAACGTTCCTGGGCGCAAACGAGCGGCATACTTTTCGGACAGTTAGCCGCCGCCCGGGGAGTCATTGTACTGAATGATCCGTTCAGCCTCGCTAATGCCTTAAACAAAACATACTTTCAGCATTTCCCCGAGCAGGTACGCCCGAAAACGTGTATCAGTCGCGACATTAAAGACATTAAAACCTTCATAGAAGACCAGAAGGACAAAGTCGTGATCAAACCGCTGCAAGGATCTGGAGGGCAGAGTGTCTTTTTAATCGGTGAAGACGAAAAAGCCAACTTGAACCAGATGATTGAGGCGGTGGTTCGTGACGGTTTCTGCATCGCCCAGGAATATTTACCAGGTGCAGTCAACGGAGATGTTCGATTGTTCGTGATGAATGGTCGACCTCTGATGAAGGATGGTGAGTATGCTGCTTTCCGTCGACGAAATGATACGGGAGATGCGCGTAGTAATATGCACTCGGGAGGGAAGTGCGAAGCGGCAGAAGTGACTGATGCCATGCTGGAACTGGTAGAGATGGTTCGTCCAAAATTATTGCGAGATGGAATGTTTCTGGTCGGACTCGATATCGTTGACGATAAACTGATGGAGATCAACGTCTTCAGTCCCGGTGGTCTTGGCAGCAGCGAGCAAGTCACGGGCGTGGACTTCACCGAAGCCATCATTCGAGATCTGGAACGGAAAATCAAATACCGATCCTACTACGGTTCCCACATGAGCAACCAAGACATTGCCTCGATGTGA